The genomic window AGATCGCCCAGTCCGACATCGACGCGCAGGCGCGCATGATCGAGGACCGGTTGGATCTTTCATCCTTCTCCGATCCGCGCGAGCTCGACAAGTTCCTCGTGCAGTTCGCCGCGCTCTTCGACATGGAAAACAACAATTTCCAGGATCCGGCGCTGGCACTCTTTTCGTCCAATGCCGGTGCGGCGCTCGGCGCGGACATGCTGAGCAGTCTCGCGCAGATCAATCGTCGCGGGTTCTAGAGTGAGGCGTTGATCTCAGAGTGTTGATCTCAGGCGGTCAGGCGCAGGCGGAACGCAGCGCCTCTGCCTTGGCGACGGCCTCACGGCCGTCGCGGGCAAGCGCATCGGCGCCCATGCGCTCGGCGTGGGACGGGTCGCGCGAGAAGGCGGCGCCCCCGGTGAGGATGCCTACCTTGGGGTTGCGCGAGCGGGCGCGCACCTTGCCGATATCGGCACGGGTCGCGTCCACATGTTCCTCGAAGCCGACGGACAGGCCGACGACCGCATACCATTCCTGGCCGACCATGCGGATGAGCGGCGCGCCGCTTTCCACGTCGGGCCCACCATCCACTTCCCAGCCGGCAAGCCGCAGGAATTCGGCAACGATGAGCAGCCCGAAGGCGTGCTGTTCGTTGCGGGCGGTGGCCAGCACGATGCGACGCGTGGCATCCTGGTTGAGTGCGCCGTAGCAGCTGTCGCTGGTCAGCTCATGAACGAGCGATTGCAGGCGCGCGAGCCCGACCGTCACGTCGATGAAGCTCAGTTCGTCGCGCTCCCACATGAGGCCGAGACGGTGCGCGACGGGTGCGAGAAGGCCGAGATAGACCGTTTCGAGCTGCATGCCCCGGCTGCGGCGGCTTTGCAGATATTCCACGCATGCGGCGGTATCTGCCTCGACGACGATGTGCAGAAGCTCGTTGACGTCGCGGGCCGAGGGCCGTGAGACGTCGCTCGCGATTTCGTGCGGCTGACGCAGGGCGGCGCTTTCGGCAATGAGAAGGCGCGGCACGACCTGGTTTTCAATGACTGATCTTAGGAATGTCCGATCGGAATCTGTCTGCGCCGATCCGCAATCGACATGTCCCACAACTGCATCCGATGCGGCGCCTGCCGATTGATCGACAGGTCCACGGCGGCTATGCCCCTCCGGCATATGCTACCCCTTGGTATGTCGCATCCTCCCGAAGGTGCGACATATTGGATGCTATGCCTGTAGAATTGCGTTGACGACGGTGGAAATCGCCACCGATTTTTTCCGATATTTTGAATATATCGCCAACTGCTAATTAATGCGCATGCGGCCTAACACAGCCGCATTTGACCAATCGTTCGAATTTACGAGACTTTAGCCGGTTTTTTTAAAGCACATGCTTACGATGCCGGACTAGAGGCGCGCGCGGTGCCAGCGCAGATGATCGTCCATGAAGGTGGAGATGAAGAAGTAGGAGTGGTCGTAGCCGGGCTGCATGCGAAGCTTCAACGGAATGTTCGCGGCATTGCAGGCTTCCTCGAGAAGCCAGGGTCGCAGACCGTTTTCTAGAAAGCCATCGGCATCGCCCTGATCCACGAGAAACTCGGCGAAGCGGTGGCCGTTCTCGATCAGCCGCGTGGCGTCATAGTCTCGCCATGCCGACGACTCGGCACCCAAATATTTCTCAAAGGCACCTTTCGACCAGTCAGCCGTGCTCGGCTGCACGATCGGCGCGAAGGCCGAGCAGGACTTGAAGCGATCGGGATTGCGCAATGCCATCACCAGCGCGCCATGCCCGCCCATCGAGTGGCCGAAGATGCCCTGGCGATTCATGTCCGCTGCAGGAAACTCGGTGGCGATGAGGCCCGACAGTTCGTCCAGGATGTAGCTGTACATGCGGTAATGCTGGGAATAGGGCGCCTCGGTCGCATCGACATAGAAGCCGGCGCCCTTGCCGAATTGCCAGTTGTCGGGCTCGTCGGCCACGTCGTCGCCGCGAGGGCTGGTATCCGGGCACACGATGATCAGGCCGAGTTCGGCCGCAAGCCGGCGATACTCGCCCTTGTCCATGACGTTCTGATGGGTGCAGGTGAGGCCGGAGAGGTACCAGAGAACCGGAGCCTTGGCGCCTTCAGCCAGCGGCGGCACGAAGACGGCGAAGGTCATTTCGCAATTGGTGACGGCGGAGGGATGGGAATAGACGCCCTGGATGCCGCCATGGGCCTTGGTCTGCGAAACTGTCTTCATGGGCTGTTACCTCGAATGCTGTTGGCGGCTGTCGCAACCATATCATCTCGACCGATCGGACATAGCCCGACGAAGGAGCCGGTCGAGCGTTTCCAGAAAGGCGGATCGGTCGCGCTGGGAAAACGATGGGTTGTAGCCCTTGATCGCACCCGATTCGCGCAGGTGCTGGCCGAGATCGCGCATCGCGGTCGCCATGCCGATGGATGTCTGGTCGAAGATGCGACCTGTCGGGCCGGTCACATGGGCGCCAGCCTCCACGCAGCGCCCGGCAAGCGGCACGTCGGCGGTCACGACGATATCCCCCGGTTTGACGGCATCGGCGATCCAGTCGTCGGCCGCATCGAAACTTGCCGACACGACGACGTTGACGATCATCGGATCACGCGAGGGCCGCAGGCCAGAATTGGCGACGAACACCGTTTTGACCCCATGACGCTCGGCGACCTTGAGGATCTCGGGCTTCACCGGGCAGGCATCGGCGTCCACATAGATGACGGGGTTCTCAGCGCCCATGGTCCTCGGTAAGTCCTTCCATGCAGGGATCGCCCACGGCAATCCTAATTCAGGCCTGTTCCGGCCTCTTCCGGCGTGATCAGGGCCTTGGGTATCCGCCGTTGGGGCTCGGTTCAAGCCTTGGCTTGATCCTGCTCGTCATGGTAACAGCGGCGCACGCATCAAAGCGGCCGGTAGCGGCCCGTTCATCGAGGCAAAGGCGAAAGACACGCATGGATCCACGTGACAGCAAGATCGAAGCCGCACGCGCGGCGCTCGGCTATGTGGAAGACGGCATGCGTCTCGGCATCGGCACCGGATCCACCGCGGAAGAGTTCGTGCGGCTTCTGGCCGAAAAGGTCGAGGGCGGGCTTTCCATCAAGGGCGTGCCGACATCGGAGCGCACCGCACGGCTGTGCATGGATCTTGGCGTGCCGCTCTTCTCGCTCGACGAGGAACCGGAACTCGACCTGACGATCGATGGTGCCGACGAAGTCGACCATGCACTGCGCCTGATCAAGGGCGGTGGCGGGGCGCTGCTGCGCGAGAAGATCGTGGCGGCGGCTTCCAAGCGCATGATCGTCATCGCCGATGCGTCGAAACTGGTCGACACGCTGGGTGCCTATGCGCTGCCGATCGAGATCAACCCGTTCGGCATGACATCCACCCGGATTGCAGTGGAAAAGGCGGCTGCGAAGCTCGATCTTTCCGGTGGCTTCACGATCCGCCCCGGCAATGACGGCGCCTATGAAACCGACGGCGGACACCACATTCTCGACGCATCATTTGGCCGTATTCCCGATCCAGAAGCGCTGTCCGCCGCGCTGCATGCCATCCCCGGGGTTGTCGAGCACGGTCTTTTCATAAATCTGGCCTCGGTGGCGATTATCGCCGGCGAAAACGGCGTTGAAACGCTGACGGCTGAGCAGGAACACAGGAGCTGATCCTCACATGGCAATCTCGAACGGTCTCTTTCGCGGTGCAGGTGCCGCCGCTCTCATCGCCTTCGCCCTGGCGGGCGGGACTGCGCATGCGCAGGAACAGCTGAGCGACAGCCACCGGGCCGCGGCACGTGCAGCCATCGCGGCGCTTGGTGCCACCGACCAGTTCGACCAGATCCTGCCCGGTACGGCCGAGCAGCTGAAGGCGGCGCTCATCCAGAGCACGCCGAACTTCGAAGCAGAAATCTCCTCCACGATCGACGACGTTGCAGTTTCGCTGGCATCGCGGCGTGGCGACCTCGAGCGTGAGGCTGCCGAGATCTACGCGCGTACCTTCACGGAAGAAGAACTGAACGCTATCACGGAGTTCTATACGTCGCCGGCCGGTCTCAAGCTCCTGGAAAATGGCATCACCGTCACGCAGGAGCTGATGCGTTCGGCCGAAATCTGGGCGACGGGTATCTCGCGCGATCTCGCCGTCGAGGCCGATGCCGCGCTCGAGCAGCGTCTGGGCGACCAGGCGCCGACTGCGGAAGACGCCGGCATCGATCCCGAGACCGGCACAGTGGCCGATCCGGCTGCCACCCCTGCACAATAAGCTCAAAGCGCACTAGATAAGATCTCAAAAGCCCGGCCAAGCGCCGGGCTTTCATTTCACCGTCTCGGCGTCGGATACGCGGCGTCGACAAGACCACGCGCAGGATCGATCCCATGGCTGAGTACGACTACGACCTTTTCGTCATCGGTGGTGGCTCGGGTGGTGTTCGGGCAGCGCGGGTGACGGGTGCGCTCGGCCGCAAGGTGGCGATTGCGGAAGAGTATCGCTATGGCGGCACCTGCGTGATCCGCGGCTGCGTGCCGAAGAAGCTCTTCGTCTATGCCTCGCATTTTTCCGAAGCATTCGAGGACGCCGCCGGATATGGCTGGTCTGTCGGGGAATCGTCGTTCGACTGGCCGACGCTGATTGCCAACAAGGACCGCGAGATCGAGCGTCTGGAAGGGCTCTATCGCAAGGGGCTGACCAGCGCGAATGTGACGCTATTCGACAGCCGCGCCGTGCTCGTGGACGCCCACACGATCGAGCTCAAGGCCACGGGCGAGCGCGTCACGGCAGACAAGATCCTCATCGCCGTCGGCGGGTATGCCAATCCGCACGCTTCGCTGCCGGGGCATGAGCTCTGCATCACCTCGAACGAGGCGTTCCACTTGGAGACGCTGCCAAAGGCGATCGTCATCGCCGGCGGCGGCTATATCGCGGTCGAGTTCGCCAACATCTTCCACGGGCTCGGTGTCGACACGACGATCATCTATCGCGGCAAGGAAATTCTCGGCCGCTTCGATGGCGACATGCGCCGCGGGCTTCATGCGGCGATGGAAAAGAAGGGCATCCGCATTCTTTGCCAGGATGTTTTCGCGAAGATCGAAAAGGGCGACGACGGCCGGCTCGTGGCGCATACCAAGAACGGCGAGGTGCTGGAGGCCGACCAGGTGATGCTGGCGCTTGGACGCGACCCGAACACGGAAGGTCTCGGGCTCGAGGCTGCGGGCGTTGCGGTCGATCACAAGGGCGCGGTCACCGTCGACGATTATTCCCGCACCAATGTCGAGAATATCTACGCTGTCGGTGACGTGACCGATCGCGTGCAGCTGACGCCGGTCGCCATCCATGAGGCCATGTGTTTCGTGGAAACCGCCTTCAAAAACAATCCGACCAAGCCGGATCACCACCTCATTGCGACGGCGGTTTTCTCCCAGCCGGAGATCGGCACGGTGGGACTGTCGGAGGAGGATGCCAGCAAGGATCACGAGGAGCTCGAGGTCTATCGCGCCGAATTCAGGCCGATGAAGCATGTGCTGGCCGGCCGGGATGAGCGGACCATCATGAAGATCGTCGTCAATGCGCTCGATCGGAAGGTGCTGGGCGTCCACATCCTCGGACCGGAGGCGGGCGAGATGGCGCAGCTTCTCGGCATCGCGCTCAAGGCGGGTGCGACCAAGGACGACTTCGACCGTACCATGGCGGTGCACCCGACGGCTGCGGAGGAACTGGTGACGATGTACAACCCGACCTATCGCATCAAGGACGGCAAGCGGGTCTAGGCGCCGGCAATCATTAAAATTCGACATAAAATGGAAGTCCGACCGTAAGGCGGCGTCGTTAAGGTCACCCCGAAACGTCCAAAAGACGGGGTTGGGTGATGCGTATTCTACGGAGATTTCGCCAGGAGAAGTCTGGCCAGTTCGGCATTCTGTTCGGGCTTCTGCTCGTTCCTGTCGCGGGAGCCGCAGGCCTTGCGGTGGATTATACCAAGGCGTCGAACATTCGCTTTCAGATGAAACACGAGGCCGACAAGATCGCGCTCGCAGTTGCCGCCAACGGCGTCAATGCCGACGACGCGGCGTTGCTGGACGGGTTCAGAAGCAATCTGAGCGACAGGTTCGCATTCAGAGGCGATCTCGCCGATGTGGTCCTGGATGGCGAATGGGTGTCGATCAGCGACTTCCAGGTGACGGCCGCGCTGACGATGCGCACTTCGATCGGCAGCATCCTGCAGACCGGGCCGGTCAGCATCGGCGCCACGAGCACGGCCCGTTACAAGGGCGCGGCTTACGTCTACACGGCTCCGAAGGTTGCACAGCTTGACCCCGAGGCATGGGATTATAACCGCGTCTCCGTCTATTGTTTCGATGCCCGCAAGGCCGCCGATGCCAAGGCCAATGCCGGTGGCGGCAGGGGCGGCTCTTCTGCTAACGGCGATAAGTCGCCCGGCCGCTCGCAGATGACACCGATCGCCGACAACAATGGTGGCCATTACAACGTCGAGATGCCCGTTTGCGGGGCAGGCGAGGCGTTGAGCCTGAAGCTCTGGAACGTCCGTGAGGCCAAGCATTATGGGGATGATCCCGATAAATCGACGCGGCGGCAATACACCTACTACACCGACACGGTGATCGAGAATGGCGTTGAAAGTTACGATCTAGGAGGGCTTCGTCTCGTGGAGACGGTGCTGTGCGATACGTTCGAGCAGTGCAAGCCGAAGAGCAGGGGCGGTGTCATTCCGGAAGGAAAGAACCGCAACCCGCAGATCTCGACCGCGGCATGCGCGCCGGGCAAGTTTCGCTATTATGGCTTCGAGGACCGTCCTCCGGAGAATGGCGGCAGCGACCGCGATTACGATGATATCCGCGTGATCATCGAGTGTCCCGTCGAGGTGCTCGTTGGACCGGAGACGGTGCGGCTCGTTCAGTAGAAGCTCCAAATCCAGCGCCTCGGGTTGAGCCGCGTACAACCGCATGGCATGAGCGCCCCGCTAACGTCGAACAGGAGCGGGGCAACATGCAGGATCGTCCGGTGGATGACGGAACGCTTTCGCGGCTGGCCGCGGAGGGCGCGCTGGTCGCCTATTTCGGCTACGGATCGCTTGTCAACCGCGAGACGCTGCGCACCCACATCGTCGGCGCGCGGCCTGCGCGCGTTTCAGGCTGGCGGCGCGAATGGCAGCCACGCCCCGACGCGGGGCTTGCCGCCGATCGCGCCGTGCATGCATCGCTTTTGACCGTGCGGCCTGCGCCGGAAAGCGAGATCGACGGGCTTCTGGTGTTCGACCATGTGGACAATCTCGCAGCGGTGGATCTGCGCGAAAGCGACTACCAGCGCCGGCACGTACCGCTCGAAACGCTGACGGTTATCGGTGACGGGGTGCCGGACGGGTGTCCGGTCTATATCTACGAGGCCGATCCGCCGGAGGAGAGCCCGGAGGAATGCCCGATCCTGCAATCCTATCTCGATGCAGTGCTGAAGGGCTTCCTGCGCGAGCACGGGTTGGAAGGGCTTCAACACTTCATTCGAGGAACTGCGCATTTCAATACGCCGATCCTCGGCGACCGGGATTGGCCGATCTATCCCAGGGCAGTGAGCCTCTCGTTAGAAGATCGCGCACTCTTCGATCGGCTGCTGCAAGAAAATGGCGCGCGCTACGTCGCCTGAAGTCTATTCGTTGCGCGGCCTTTGCTTGACGCGTGCTTTGGGTTTATAAGCCCGGCTTCGAACGGCGGGCAGGTCATGTCCGTCGTCAGGGAAGAGCCGACAGGTGAGCGTTATGGCACAGACATGGAACCCCGCAAGCTGGCGCGACAAGCCGATCCAGCAGGTCCCCTCCTATCCGGATATGGAGGCGCTGAAGACTGCCGAAGCGCGTCTGGCCAGCTTTCCGCCGCTCGTTTTTGCCGGCGAGGCCCGCAAGTTGAAGACGTCGCTTGCCCGCGTGGCCGAGGGCGAGGGCTTCCTGCTTCAGGGCGGCGATTGCGCCGAGAGCTTCGCCGAGCATGGCGCGGACAACATCCGCGACTTCTTCCGCGTGTTCCTGCAGATGGCCGTCGTCCTGACGTTCGGAGCGCAGCAGCCGGTCGTGAAAGTCGGTCGCATTGCCGGCCAGTTCGCCAAGCCGCGCTCGTCCGACAACGAGACGAAGGACGGCGTGACGCTGCCTTCCTACCGCGGCGACATCATCAACGGCATCGAGTTCGACGAAGCCTCGCGCATTCCGAGCCCGGAGCGCCAGATCATGGCCTACCGGCAGTCGGCGGCCACGCTGAACCTGTTGCGCGCCTTCGCGCAGGGTGGCTACGCCAACCTCGACAACGTGCACCAGTGGATGCTCGGCTTCGTCAAGGACAGCCCGCAGGCCGAGCGCTACCG from Georhizobium profundi includes these protein-coding regions:
- a CDS encoding TadE/TadG family type IV pilus assembly protein produces the protein MRILRRFRQEKSGQFGILFGLLLVPVAGAAGLAVDYTKASNIRFQMKHEADKIALAVAANGVNADDAALLDGFRSNLSDRFAFRGDLADVVLDGEWVSISDFQVTAALTMRTSIGSILQTGPVSIGATSTARYKGAAYVYTAPKVAQLDPEAWDYNRVSVYCFDARKAADAKANAGGGRGGSSANGDKSPGRSQMTPIADNNGGHYNVEMPVCGAGEALSLKLWNVREAKHYGDDPDKSTRRQYTYYTDTVIENGVESYDLGGLRLVETVLCDTFEQCKPKSRGGVIPEGKNRNPQISTAACAPGKFRYYGFEDRPPENGGSDRDYDDIRVIIECPVEVLVGPETVRLVQ
- the rpiA gene encoding ribose-5-phosphate isomerase RpiA, which gives rise to MDPRDSKIEAARAALGYVEDGMRLGIGTGSTAEEFVRLLAEKVEGGLSIKGVPTSERTARLCMDLGVPLFSLDEEPELDLTIDGADEVDHALRLIKGGGGALLREKIVAAASKRMIVIADASKLVDTLGAYALPIEINPFGMTSTRIAVEKAAAKLDLSGGFTIRPGNDGAYETDGGHHILDASFGRIPDPEALSAALHAIPGVVEHGLFINLASVAIIAGENGVETLTAEQEHRS
- the gor gene encoding glutathione-disulfide reductase, encoding MAEYDYDLFVIGGGSGGVRAARVTGALGRKVAIAEEYRYGGTCVIRGCVPKKLFVYASHFSEAFEDAAGYGWSVGESSFDWPTLIANKDREIERLEGLYRKGLTSANVTLFDSRAVLVDAHTIELKATGERVTADKILIAVGGYANPHASLPGHELCITSNEAFHLETLPKAIVIAGGGYIAVEFANIFHGLGVDTTIIYRGKEILGRFDGDMRRGLHAAMEKKGIRILCQDVFAKIEKGDDGRLVAHTKNGEVLEADQVMLALGRDPNTEGLGLEAAGVAVDHKGAVTVDDYSRTNVENIYAVGDVTDRVQLTPVAIHEAMCFVETAFKNNPTKPDHHLIATAVFSQPEIGTVGLSEEDASKDHEELEVYRAEFRPMKHVLAGRDERTIMKIVVNALDRKVLGVHILGPEAGEMAQLLGIALKAGATKDDFDRTMAVHPTAAEELVTMYNPTYRIKDGKRV
- a CDS encoding gamma-glutamylcyclotransferase family protein, whose product is MQDRPVDDGTLSRLAAEGALVAYFGYGSLVNRETLRTHIVGARPARVSGWRREWQPRPDAGLAADRAVHASLLTVRPAPESEIDGLLVFDHVDNLAAVDLRESDYQRRHVPLETLTVIGDGVPDGCPVYIYEADPPEESPEECPILQSYLDAVLKGFLREHGLEGLQHFIRGTAHFNTPILGDRDWPIYPRAVSLSLEDRALFDRLLQENGARYVA
- the fghA gene encoding S-formylglutathione hydrolase, with the translated sequence MKTVSQTKAHGGIQGVYSHPSAVTNCEMTFAVFVPPLAEGAKAPVLWYLSGLTCTHQNVMDKGEYRRLAAELGLIIVCPDTSPRGDDVADEPDNWQFGKGAGFYVDATEAPYSQHYRMYSYILDELSGLIATEFPAADMNRQGIFGHSMGGHGALVMALRNPDRFKSCSAFAPIVQPSTADWSKGAFEKYLGAESSAWRDYDATRLIENGHRFAEFLVDQGDADGFLENGLRPWLLEEACNAANIPLKLRMQPGYDHSYFFISTFMDDHLRWHRARL
- a CDS encoding cobalamin B12-binding domain-containing protein, with translation MPRLLIAESAALRQPHEIASDVSRPSARDVNELLHIVVEADTAACVEYLQSRRSRGMQLETVYLGLLAPVAHRLGLMWERDELSFIDVTVGLARLQSLVHELTSDSCYGALNQDATRRIVLATARNEQHAFGLLIVAEFLRLAGWEVDGGPDVESGAPLIRMVGQEWYAVVGLSVGFEEHVDATRADIGKVRARSRNPKVGILTGGAAFSRDPSHAERMGADALARDGREAVAKAEALRSACA
- a CDS encoding YaiI/YqxD family protein, with the protein product MGAENPVIYVDADACPVKPEILKVAERHGVKTVFVANSGLRPSRDPMIVNVVVSASFDAADDWIADAVKPGDIVVTADVPLAGRCVEAGAHVTGPTGRIFDQTSIGMATAMRDLGQHLRESGAIKGYNPSFSQRDRSAFLETLDRLLRRAMSDRSR
- a CDS encoding DUF2059 domain-containing protein encodes the protein MAISNGLFRGAGAAALIAFALAGGTAHAQEQLSDSHRAAARAAIAALGATDQFDQILPGTAEQLKAALIQSTPNFEAEISSTIDDVAVSLASRRGDLEREAAEIYARTFTEEELNAITEFYTSPAGLKLLENGITVTQELMRSAEIWATGISRDLAVEADAALEQRLGDQAPTAEDAGIDPETGTVADPAATPAQ